Within the Achromobacter spanius genome, the region TCTTCCTGGTCGTGCGTGACGAACACGGTGGTCAGGCCCAGGCGCTGCTGCAAGGAACGGATTTCTTCACGCACTTCCAGCCGCAGCTTGGCGTCCAGGTTGGACAAGGGTTCGTCCAGCAAGAACACCTTCGGTTCGATGGCCAGCGCGCGTGCAATGGCCACGCGTTGCTGCTGGCCGCCCGACAACTGGCGCGGATAGCGGTCGCGCAATTCGGTCATGCGCACCATGTCGAGCACGCGGCGGATCTTGGCGTCGCGCTCGGCCTTGGGCACCTTGTGCATTTCCAGCCCGAAGGCCACGTTCTCGGCCACCGTCATGTGCGGAAACAGCGCGTAGCGCTGGAACACCATGCCGGTGTCGCGCTTGTGCACAGGCAGCCGGGTCACGTCGGTGTCGCCGATCAGGATGCGGCCGGCGGTGGGCGTGATGAAGCCGGCAATCATGCGCAGCGTGGTTGTCTTGCCGCAGCCGCTGGGGCCCAGGAACGTGACCAGCTCGCCTTCCGCGATTTCCAGTGAAAAGTCAGACACCGCCACTGCCGCACCGAATTGCTTGCGGATATTCTCGATTGAGACCTTCGCCATTTTCTTACACCACCTGACTGAGTTTCACATAGCGGTCGGTCACAAGCATGATGATGCCCAACAGCAAGATTTGCACCGAAGCCACCGAAGCGATGGTCGGGTCCAGATTGAATTCCAGGTACTGCATGATGGCGATCGGCAGCGTGGTGCGGCCCGGCCCCACCAGTGAGAGCGACAGTTCCAGGTTTTCAAAAGACACCACGAAACTGAACAGCGCGGCCGCCACGATGGACGGGCGCAGCATGGGCAGCGTCACGCGCATGAAGGCTTTGGGCGCGCTGGCGCCCAGGTTGCGCGCGGCTTCCTCGATGGAGCCGTCCAGCCCGGCCATGCCTGCCGTGACCAGTCGCACCGTCCAGGGAATCGTCAGGCAGACGTGCGCGATGATCAGGCCGCCGAAAGTGCCGACGATGTCCTGGTCCAACACTTCTTCAGCGCGCAGATAGAACAGGTAGATGCCCACGCCCGCCACGATTCCGGGTATCAGCAAGGGCGACAGCAGCAAGGTGTTGACGCCCTTGCTGCCCTGGAAGCGGTAACGCGCAATGCCGACGGCGGCCAGCACGCCCATCACCACGCCAATGGCGGCGGCCACCAGCGACACTTGCAGGCTGAACAGGAAGCCGTTGGCGAACGCGGGGTTGTCCCACGCTTTCACGTACCAGGACAGCGTGTAGCCCGACGGGGGGAAATAGAGGATGGCGTCCTTGAAAAAGCTCAACCAGACCACCAGCACGATGGGGCAGAGCATGAACGCATACATCAATACGACGAAGACCCGATGCAGCCACGTTGCCCACGGAATCACGCGTATGGGCGTGGCCTGGGCGGCAGTGGCGGCCGAGTTCAAGGGAGGCGCGCTATGCAAATCCTGTGTTCCTTGTCAGCGAGGTGCCGGCTCGGTTTCAAACTCCTCCGTTTGGAACTCTTTGATTCCTTCGGTTAACCGAAGCATATCGATGGGTTGCTGCGCGGTTCAACTAGGGATTACCCAACATGGTGCATGCCGCGCGGGTAATTCCGTAGCACGGTGCAAACGCGCGGGTGCAACCCGCCGCAACGTCTTGACGGCGGCAGGTTGCACCCGGGGTTTACATGCAGGATGGCGGCGCTAGACACGCGCCTGGGATCAATGCGCGGCTTCAAGCCCGCATAGCGCTTGCAGCACGGCCACGCGGCTTTGGCCCAGCACCATGCCGTGCCAGTCGTAGGCGTGGCAATAGAACGCATCTTGCGTGGCTTGCAGGATGTCTCGGCGCAGCGCCGCGGGGGCATCGGGGTTAGCCCGCAGCCAGTTGCGGCCGCGCAGCGCCAGCACCACGTCATCGAATGGCACGGTGCCGTATTCCAAGG harbors:
- a CDS encoding ABC transporter ATP-binding protein, with the protein product MAKVSIENIRKQFGAAVAVSDFSLEIAEGELVTFLGPSGCGKTTTLRMIAGFITPTAGRILIGDTDVTRLPVHKRDTGMVFQRYALFPHMTVAENVAFGLEMHKVPKAERDAKIRRVLDMVRMTELRDRYPRQLSGGQQQRVAIARALAIEPKVFLLDEPLSNLDAKLRLEVREEIRSLQQRLGLTTVFVTHDQEEALAIADRMAIMHDGIVQQVGAPDTLYEHPANLFVADFLGKMNVFTGRGQADNQFHTDAGQRITTPGGAGATHVGVRPERVRLAEQPSGGNALPGVVESSLYLGSVLEVRVQLEGGNRMISQVANGGAGRAQPAPGARVYACFEPEDCVAFTQ
- a CDS encoding ABC transporter permease; amino-acid sequence: MHSAPPLNSAATAAQATPIRVIPWATWLHRVFVVLMYAFMLCPIVLVVWLSFFKDAILYFPPSGYTLSWYVKAWDNPAFANGFLFSLQVSLVAAAIGVVMGVLAAVGIARYRFQGSKGVNTLLLSPLLIPGIVAGVGIYLFYLRAEEVLDQDIVGTFGGLIIAHVCLTIPWTVRLVTAGMAGLDGSIEEAARNLGASAPKAFMRVTLPMLRPSIVAAALFSFVVSFENLELSLSLVGPGRTTLPIAIMQYLEFNLDPTIASVASVQILLLGIIMLVTDRYVKLSQVV